TCATTCGTGAGGGGGGATCGATTCCGGTGGTACTCAGCTTCAAACAGATTCTGGGAATCGATACTCTTCTGCTCGGATGGGGCCGCAATACAGATAATCTGCATAGTCCGGATGAACATATCCACGTCGCAGATTTCGAGCGCGGCGTACTGTCGAGCGCTTGGTTGTGGCAGAAACTCGGTGGTGTAAAAACAAGCTGATTCCGAATCTCTGCCATCAGTCTTCCAATGTCCGGAGTATCGCCCAATCAGTGGACGAGACAAAAACCAGACAAGGATTTGTCTGCAGTGCCAACGCTGCCGGACCGATCTCCAGTGGGTCCGAACCACTCAATAATTCCATGAACCCAAACATAAACAACGTCGGCTGAAGGAGTGCTAACATGCTGGATCTGCAGTTCATCTGCGATCATCGCGATGAGGTTGAGCAGAATTGTCAGAACCGTGGAGTTCAGGTGGACATCGCGTCCATCGTTCGGCTGCGTGATGAACGCAGTTCGCTGATCACCCATGGCGATGAGCTGCGGCGCCAGCAGAAAGAGCTCTCTGCTCAGATTCCCAAAGCATCCGCCGAAGAACGCCCCGCGCTGATTGAAAAAGGCAAGCAGCTGCGTGAGCAGGTTGCTTCTGCTGAAGAAAAGCAGAAACTGGTCGAAGAACAACTTCGTTCAGAACAGTCACGCGTTCCGAACATGACACACCCGGACGCTCCTCTCGGAGGGGAAGACGACGCGCGAGAGCTGCGTATTGTAGGCAGCAAACCAGAATTCGATTTCAAGCCACTCGATCACTTCGATCTGGCAGCAAAGCTCGATCTCATTGACTTCGAAGCTGGTGCGCGTGTTGCCGGACACGGTTTTTACTACCTCAAGAACGATGCCGTCATGCTGGAAATGGCGCTCGTTCAGTTCGCATTAACCAAGTTGCGCAGCAAAGGATTCACGCTGTATACGACACCGGATCTGGCCCGGGATTCTGTTCTTGAAGGCATTGGGTTCAATCCGCGTGGTGACGAAACTCAGATCTATTCTGTCGCAGACTCCGACCTGAGCCTGGTTGCCACCGCCGAAATTACTCTCGGCGGCGCACTAAAGGATCAGACCATTGATCTGGCTGATTTGCCAATCAAGTGCTGCGGCCTGTCCCACTGTTTCCGAACGGAAGCCGGCGCGCATGGTCGCGCAACACGTGGCATCTATCGCGTCCACCAATTCACCAAGGTGGAGATGTTTGGATTCACAGCCGGCGACGTGGCTGCATCAGATGCACTACATCAGGAAATCGTCGCGATCGAAGAAGAAATCTTTCAGGAACTCGGCATCTGTTACCGCC
The window above is part of the Planctomycetaceae bacterium genome. Proteins encoded here:
- the serS gene encoding serine--tRNA ligase, with translation MLDLQFICDHRDEVEQNCQNRGVQVDIASIVRLRDERSSLITHGDELRRQQKELSAQIPKASAEERPALIEKGKQLREQVASAEEKQKLVEEQLRSEQSRVPNMTHPDAPLGGEDDARELRIVGSKPEFDFKPLDHFDLAAKLDLIDFEAGARVAGHGFYYLKNDAVMLEMALVQFALTKLRSKGFTLYTTPDLARDSVLEGIGFNPRGDETQIYSVADSDLSLVATAEITLGGALKDQTIDLADLPIKCCGLSHCFRTEAGAHGRATRGIYRVHQFTKVEMFGFTAGDVAASDALHQEIVAIEEEIFQELGICYRLIDTATGDLGGPAYRKFDLEAWMPGRGEAGEFGEVTSASNCTDYQARRLGIRYRSPEKKGTQFVHTLNGTAISCARAIIAIMENYQQSDGTIAVPAVLQPWVGKKVID